One stretch of Nocardioides perillae DNA includes these proteins:
- a CDS encoding PAC2 family protein, giving the protein MSAAEFVHIVDDVPALDGERRLADGSPGLLAMVVALDGFLDAGNAGAHAATHLEGLGDAPVVATFDVDVFHDYRARRPAVSFVRDHYADYDAPRLVVRLAHDSGGTPFLLLRGPEPDNRWEAFARAVRAVVERFSVDLVVSIGSVPMAVPHTRPIAVTHHANDPALLTGESPWRGELRVPSSAQALLEIRLGEWGHPAQGFVAHVPHYLAQLDYPRAALELLEQVERAARLTVDLTALRTAAEEREVEVATYLASHEEVAEVVTALEQQYDAFRRAEESGSNLLAEEQPLPTGEEIGREFERFLAGLGPDDHGGAPDATDPPEDDGR; this is encoded by the coding sequence GTGTCGGCAGCGGAGTTCGTGCACATCGTCGACGACGTGCCGGCGCTCGACGGCGAGCGACGCCTGGCCGACGGCAGTCCGGGGCTGCTCGCGATGGTGGTGGCGCTCGACGGCTTCCTCGACGCCGGCAACGCCGGCGCGCACGCCGCGACCCACCTCGAGGGGCTCGGTGACGCCCCGGTCGTGGCGACCTTCGACGTCGACGTCTTCCACGACTACCGCGCCCGTCGCCCTGCCGTGTCCTTCGTGCGCGACCACTACGCCGACTACGACGCGCCGCGCCTGGTGGTGCGGCTGGCCCACGACAGCGGCGGCACGCCCTTCCTGCTGCTGCGCGGCCCCGAGCCCGACAACCGCTGGGAGGCCTTCGCGCGCGCCGTGCGGGCCGTGGTCGAGCGCTTCAGCGTCGACCTGGTGGTCAGCATCGGGTCGGTGCCGATGGCCGTGCCGCACACCCGGCCGATCGCGGTCACCCACCACGCCAACGACCCGGCGCTGCTCACCGGCGAGAGCCCGTGGCGCGGTGAGCTGCGGGTGCCGAGCAGCGCGCAGGCGCTGCTGGAGATCCGGCTGGGGGAGTGGGGCCACCCCGCCCAGGGCTTCGTCGCCCACGTGCCGCACTACCTCGCCCAGCTCGACTACCCCCGCGCCGCCCTCGAGCTGCTCGAGCAGGTCGAGCGCGCCGCCCGCCTCACGGTCGACCTGACCGCGCTGCGCACCGCCGCCGAGGAGCGCGAGGTCGAGGTCGCGACCTACCTCGCCTCCCACGAGGAGGTCGCCGAGGTCGTCACCGCCCTCGAGCAGCAGTACGACGCCTTCCGCCGCGCCGAGGAGTCCGGCAGCAACCTGCTGGCCGAGGAGCAGCCGCTGCCGACCGGTGAGGAGATCGGGCGCGAGTTCGAGCGCTTCCTGGCCGGGCTCGGCCCCGACGACCACGGCGGCGCTCCCGACGCCACCGACCCCCCGGAGGACGACGGCCGATGA
- a CDS encoding acyl-CoA thioesterase — protein MTDAPAPAPAPAPDTAAGAPAVEAEPLVDLLDLELIDTDLWRGAQPDSPRERVFGGQVAAQALVAAVRSVDDALSVHSLHSYFLLPGDYSVPIVYDVERIRDGRSFATRRVVARQHGRAIYYLTANFHRHEEGFEHQDAMPEVPGPEHGIDMTDLMRRRGDAESAALIKEWAAIDARWLGNSRHGLDPDPAHPSRSRMWVRINQDLGEDRLLHDAAFTYASDISLLGATLAAHPVTPPQVQMASLDHTIWFHRPFRADRWWLYDQWSPSAQGGRGLALSRVFAEDGTLVATVAQEGLIRPRRSS, from the coding sequence ATGACCGACGCACCCGCACCCGCACCCGCCCCCGCTCCCGACACCGCCGCGGGCGCGCCCGCGGTCGAGGCCGAGCCGCTGGTCGACCTGCTCGACCTCGAGCTGATCGACACCGACCTGTGGCGCGGGGCCCAGCCCGACTCGCCGCGCGAGCGCGTCTTCGGCGGCCAGGTGGCCGCGCAGGCGCTCGTGGCCGCGGTGCGCAGCGTCGACGACGCGCTGAGCGTGCACTCGCTGCACTCCTACTTCCTGCTCCCCGGCGACTACAGCGTGCCGATCGTCTACGACGTCGAGCGCATCCGCGACGGCCGCAGCTTCGCCACCCGACGCGTCGTGGCGCGCCAGCACGGCCGGGCCATCTACTACCTCACGGCCAACTTCCACCGCCACGAGGAGGGCTTCGAGCACCAGGACGCGATGCCCGAGGTGCCAGGACCGGAGCACGGCATCGACATGACCGACCTGATGCGGCGCCGCGGTGATGCGGAGTCGGCTGCCCTGATCAAGGAGTGGGCGGCGATCGACGCCCGCTGGCTCGGCAACAGCCGCCACGGCCTCGACCCCGACCCGGCGCACCCGTCGCGCTCGCGGATGTGGGTGCGCATCAACCAGGACCTCGGCGAGGACCGCCTGCTCCACGACGCCGCCTTCACCTACGCCAGCGACATCAGCCTGCTCGGCGCCACGCTGGCCGCGCACCCGGTGACGCCACCGCAGGTGCAGATGGCCTCGCTCGACCACACCATCTGGTTCCACCGCCCCTTCCGCGCCGACCGCTGGTGGCTCTACGACCAGTGGTCGCCGTCGGCCCAGGGCGGACGTGGTCTAGCCCTCTCCCGGGTCTTCGCGGAGGACGGCACGTTGGTCGCGACCGTCGCTCAGGAGGGGCTGATCCGGCCGCGTCGCAGCTCGTGA
- a CDS encoding EamA family transporter — MPLRHALLAVLVTVVWGLNFVAIHASLEQFPPFFLAALRFAVIAVPTVLLVPRPAVPLRHLVGYGVGFGTVQFAGLYLGMALGFPAGLASLVLQSSAPFTVLLGALLLREHLTPRRLTGVLVAVLGLVVVGLARASETSWVPFALVVVGGLGWAFGNLASRLAAAPNPLHLTLWMSVVPPVPMLALSLATEGPGRIGEALAGSLSPVAAPAWLGLAYTVLLGTVLGSGAWVWLMGRHPASTVAPFSMLVPVTGLLAGWVLLAETPSVLELAGGALVVAGVLWASTRARTRRDGEVQRGRPKRTATVRAFVLVGDGATRREKVALAGSQVPTSVRPLPSQSPATGRAPASP, encoded by the coding sequence GTGCCACTCCGCCACGCCCTCCTCGCCGTGCTGGTCACCGTGGTGTGGGGGCTCAACTTCGTCGCGATCCACGCCTCGCTCGAGCAGTTCCCGCCCTTCTTCCTCGCCGCGCTGCGCTTCGCGGTGATCGCGGTGCCGACGGTGCTGCTGGTCCCCCGCCCCGCGGTGCCGTTGCGCCACCTCGTGGGCTACGGCGTCGGCTTCGGCACGGTGCAGTTCGCCGGCCTCTACCTCGGCATGGCGCTGGGCTTCCCCGCCGGCCTCGCCTCGCTCGTCCTGCAGTCGTCCGCGCCGTTCACGGTGCTGCTCGGTGCCCTGCTGCTGCGCGAGCACCTCACGCCCCGGCGCCTGACCGGGGTCCTCGTCGCCGTGCTGGGGCTCGTCGTGGTCGGCCTGGCCCGGGCGTCGGAGACGAGCTGGGTGCCCTTCGCCCTCGTCGTGGTCGGCGGCCTGGGCTGGGCGTTCGGCAATCTCGCCAGCCGCCTGGCCGCCGCCCCCAACCCGCTGCACCTCACGCTGTGGATGTCAGTCGTGCCGCCCGTGCCGATGCTGGCGCTCTCGCTCGCCACGGAGGGCCCCGGCCGCATCGGCGAGGCGCTCGCCGGCTCCCTCTCCCCCGTCGCGGCGCCGGCCTGGCTCGGCCTGGCCTACACGGTGCTGCTCGGCACCGTGCTCGGCTCCGGTGCCTGGGTGTGGCTGATGGGCCGCCACCCCGCCAGCACCGTGGCGCCCTTCTCGATGCTCGTGCCCGTGACCGGGCTGCTGGCCGGGTGGGTGCTGCTGGCCGAGACCCCCTCGGTGCTCGAGCTCGCGGGCGGTGCGCTCGTCGTCGCCGGTGTGCTGTGGGCCTCGACGCGGGCTCGCACCCGCAGGGACGGAGAGGTTCAGCGGGGGCGGCCGAAGCGGACCGCGACGGTGCGGGCGTTCGTGCTCGTCGGCGACGGCGCCACCCGGCGCGAGAAGGTCGCGCTGGCCGGGTCCCAGGTGCCGACGTCGGTGCGACCATTGCCGTCCCAGTCGCCGGCGACGGGCAGGGCGCCCGCCTCGCCGTAG
- a CDS encoding LysR family transcriptional regulator — translation MDVAHLELLRELSVRGSLTAVAAATHRTPSALSQQLRTAEREVGVALVERVGRGLRLTAEGQLLADSADEVGAVLAGVQARLDALRGRPAGVVGIGTLPSAGTALLPALVERLRGTEIRVELDDLDLAEADYAARTVDHDVVVGHSLTGDFPLGSDGLARRVLAREPIDVALPAGHPLCGHDRLRPEHLRGTTWVGVPVGYPFDTVLLAVEQALDEPLRRAVRIRDNQLAAALVRAGVGLALLPRFTTATGDGMVTRPLDGVHARRSLAALCRPDRYARLAVRTVVDELAAIGAALEG, via the coding sequence ATGGACGTCGCCCACCTCGAGCTGCTGCGCGAGCTGTCGGTGCGCGGCAGCCTGACCGCCGTCGCTGCGGCGACGCACCGCACGCCGTCCGCGTTGTCGCAGCAGCTGCGCACCGCCGAGCGGGAGGTCGGGGTGGCGCTGGTCGAGCGGGTCGGGCGCGGGCTGCGCCTGACCGCCGAGGGTCAGCTGCTCGCCGACAGTGCTGACGAGGTCGGCGCCGTGCTCGCAGGCGTGCAGGCGCGCCTGGACGCCCTGCGCGGGCGTCCGGCCGGGGTGGTCGGCATCGGCACGCTCCCGTCGGCCGGCACGGCGCTGCTGCCCGCCCTGGTCGAGCGGCTCCGGGGCACCGAGATCCGTGTCGAGCTGGACGACCTCGACCTGGCCGAGGCCGACTACGCCGCGCGCACCGTCGACCACGACGTCGTGGTGGGCCACAGCCTCACCGGTGACTTCCCGCTCGGCAGCGACGGCCTCGCACGGCGGGTGCTGGCGCGCGAGCCGATCGACGTCGCCCTGCCCGCCGGTCACCCACTCTGCGGGCACGACCGCCTGCGCCCGGAGCACCTCCGGGGCACGACGTGGGTCGGCGTCCCGGTCGGCTACCCCTTCGACACGGTCCTGCTCGCTGTCGAGCAGGCGCTCGACGAGCCGCTGCGGCGGGCCGTGCGCATCCGCGACAACCAGCTCGCCGCTGCCCTGGTCCGGGCGGGCGTCGGCCTCGCGCTCCTGCCGCGCTTCACCACGGCGACCGGGGACGGCATGGTCACCCGGCCGCTCGACGGCGTGCACGCACGCCGCTCGCTCGCGGCGCTGTGCCGGCCTGACCGCTACGCCCGGCTGGCCGTGCGGACGGTCGTCGACGAGCTCGCGGCCATCGGTGCTGCGCTGGAGGGCTGA
- a CDS encoding GNAT family N-acetyltransferase, with protein sequence MELAVQVGAGDPALDQRLSDELDAHNAAAPAGTAPAAELSVRVEHDGELVAGISGWTWGQAAGIAMLWVHHQHRARGLGATMLEAFESEAARRGCDHVFTTSFTFQAPGFYEKAGYVEFARWEGVPTDGRDDVHLRKELPPT encoded by the coding sequence GTGGAGCTCGCAGTCCAGGTAGGCGCTGGTGACCCCGCGCTCGACCAGCGCCTGAGCGATGAGCTCGACGCGCACAACGCGGCCGCGCCGGCCGGCACCGCCCCCGCTGCGGAGCTCAGCGTGCGCGTCGAGCACGACGGCGAGCTGGTGGCCGGGATCTCGGGGTGGACGTGGGGTCAGGCCGCGGGCATCGCGATGTTGTGGGTCCATCACCAACACCGGGCGCGCGGCCTCGGCGCGACGATGCTCGAGGCATTCGAGTCGGAGGCGGCACGACGTGGGTGCGACCACGTCTTCACGACGTCGTTCACGTTCCAGGCCCCGGGGTTCTACGAGAAGGCGGGGTACGTCGAGTTCGCCCGCTGGGAGGGTGTGCCGACCGACGGTCGAGACGACGTCCACCTCCGCAAGGAACTGCCGCCGACCTGA
- a CDS encoding GNAT family N-acetyltransferase, whose protein sequence is MCGRLVLRSVWHRCRVITSLDAESLGDCVSLYVDTFNAPPWDESWTTDDASLRLNDFLATPRSTGLCLWGADRGGDLQGFVLGHLERSGADDHFLIQEMCVRRTLQRQGYGTRLLKALAEALPTVNHWYLLTARDSEASAFYEKNGFRPARRQGVFVRT, encoded by the coding sequence ATGTGCGGACGGCTTGTTCTCCGCAGCGTGTGGCACCGTTGCCGAGTGATCACTTCCTTGGACGCCGAGTCGCTGGGTGACTGCGTGTCGCTCTACGTCGATACCTTCAACGCGCCTCCGTGGGACGAGTCCTGGACCACCGACGATGCGTCTCTGCGACTCAACGACTTCCTCGCGACCCCTCGATCGACAGGGCTCTGCCTGTGGGGAGCCGACCGAGGGGGCGACCTCCAAGGCTTCGTGCTCGGCCACTTAGAGCGATCAGGCGCGGACGATCACTTCCTGATTCAAGAGATGTGCGTACGGCGCACCCTGCAACGCCAGGGGTACGGGACGCGCCTACTCAAAGCACTTGCTGAGGCACTTCCGACCGTGAACCACTGGTACCTGCTGACAGCGCGCGACAGCGAGGCGTCGGCGTTTTACGAGAAGAACGGGTTCCGGCCTGCGAGGCGTCAAGGTGTCTTCGTCCGGACCTAA
- a CDS encoding IS3 family transposase (programmed frameshift), whose protein sequence is MAAPRKYPEELRERAIRMAVDLRRDPATKTGALRRVGEQLGINPETLRNWVQQAEIDEGHRPGVTTAEAQRIVELEREVRELRRANEILRTASAFFAGGGARPQVEVTTAVLVDYIDQHRGRFGVEPICTVLRRAGMQIAPSTYYAAKARPPSARAVADEQHLQVLRRVHSENYGVYGVRKMHAELNRRGHRIARCTVHRLMRADGLRGISRGKGPRTTIPGSGPDTRPDLLDRDFKAPAPNRVWVADITYCRTFAGWVYAAFVIDVYSRRVVGWQLSKSLRTDLALDALEMGLWTRQHAGQDTTGVIAHSDKGVQYLAVRYTQRLAEAGAVASVGSTGDSYDNALAEAFNSLFKAELVRNKGPWKSIDDLEIAVAEYIDWFNHRRLHGEIGLVPPVEFEDEHYRHNPAPTTVGASVQSLH, encoded by the exons ATGGCAGCACCGAGGAAATATCCCGAGGAGCTTCGGGAGCGGGCGATCCGGATGGCGGTCGACCTGCGGCGTGACCCGGCGACGAAGACGGGCGCTCTGCGTCGGGTCGGTGAGCAGTTGGGGATCAATCCCGAGACGCTGCGCAACTGGGTCCAGCAGGCCGAGATCGACGAGGGGCACCGCCCCGGCGTGACCACCGCCGAGGCGCAGCGGATCGTCGAGCTCGAGCGTGAGGTTCGCGAGCTGCGGCGGGCGAACGAGATCTTGCGGACGGCGTCGGCGTTTTTCGCCG GCGGCGGAGCTCGACCGCAAGTTGAAGTGACCACGGCGGTGCTGGTCGATTACATCGACCAGCACCGCGGCCGGTTCGGGGTCGAGCCGATCTGCACCGTCCTACGACGGGCCGGGATGCAGATCGCCCCGAGCACCTACTACGCCGCCAAGGCCCGGCCGCCGTCGGCGCGAGCGGTCGCCGACGAGCAGCACCTGCAGGTGCTCCGCCGGGTGCACTCGGAGAACTACGGCGTCTACGGGGTGCGGAAGATGCACGCCGAGCTCAACCGGCGCGGCCACCGGATCGCCAGGTGCACCGTGCACCGGCTGATGCGTGCCGACGGGCTCCGTGGGATCAGCAGAGGCAAGGGCCCACGCACCACGATCCCCGGGAGCGGACCCGACACGAGGCCGGACCTGCTGGACCGCGACTTCAAGGCGCCGGCACCGAACCGGGTCTGGGTCGCCGACATCACCTACTGCCGCACCTTCGCCGGCTGGGTCTACGCGGCCTTCGTCATCGACGTCTACTCCCGCCGCGTCGTGGGCTGGCAACTGTCGAAGAGCCTGCGCACCGACCTGGCGCTGGACGCCCTCGAGATGGGCCTGTGGACTCGCCAGCACGCCGGCCAGGACACCACCGGCGTGATCGCACACTCCGACAAGGGCGTTCAGTACCTCGCGGTGCGCTACACCCAGCGACTGGCCGAGGCCGGCGCCGTCGCGTCGGTCGGGTCGACAGGCGATTCCTACGACAACGCCCTGGCCGAGGCGTTCAACTCGCTGTTCAAGGCCGAGCTGGTCCGCAACAAGGGACCGTGGAAGAGCATCGACGACCTCGAGATCGCCGTCGCGGAGTACATCGACTGGTTCAACCACCGACGCCTGCACGGCGAGATCGGACTCGTCCCACCCGTCGAGTTCGAGGACGAGCACTACCGGCACAACCCCGCCCCGACTACCGTCGGCGCGTCGGTTCAGAGCCTCCACTGA
- a CDS encoding MaoC family dehydratase, translated as MAGQQPSGRSDAAHPDRTVLLEQPPGSLSTLVRAALPTVPVVGSLPGVRKGSREDFAGLSYARHGVRLERDHVEAYAAVCGFPVKDTVPVTYPHMAAFPLHMAIMTDRAFPYPAIGTVHVENAITAHRAIGVGEVLDVAVQVSPARPHAKGVVLDFRTQASADGELVWESTSTYLRRGKSNPDAPTGLVLEDVPAGSTRWSLPGDLGRRYGAVSGDRNPIHLYPLTAKALGFPRQIAHGMWSKARCIAALENRLPGAVSVEVSFRKPVLLPGTVAFGARPSGEGWAFSLSSRSGSAHLLGRTTPA; from the coding sequence ATGGCCGGGCAGCAGCCGAGCGGCCGCAGCGACGCCGCGCACCCCGACCGCACCGTCCTGCTCGAGCAGCCCCCGGGCAGCCTCAGCACCCTGGTGCGGGCGGCGCTGCCGACCGTGCCGGTGGTCGGCTCGCTGCCGGGCGTGCGCAAGGGCTCGCGCGAGGACTTCGCAGGACTGTCCTACGCCCGCCACGGCGTGCGGCTCGAGCGCGACCACGTCGAGGCGTACGCCGCGGTGTGCGGCTTCCCGGTCAAGGACACCGTGCCGGTGACCTACCCCCACATGGCGGCCTTCCCGCTGCACATGGCGATCATGACCGACCGGGCGTTCCCCTACCCCGCGATCGGCACGGTGCACGTCGAGAACGCGATCACCGCCCACCGCGCGATCGGCGTCGGCGAGGTGCTCGACGTGGCGGTGCAGGTCTCCCCCGCCCGGCCGCACGCCAAGGGCGTGGTGCTCGACTTCCGCACCCAGGCCTCGGCCGACGGCGAGCTCGTGTGGGAGAGCACCTCGACCTACCTGCGCCGAGGGAAGAGCAACCCCGACGCGCCCACCGGTCTCGTGCTCGAGGACGTGCCGGCGGGCAGCACCCGGTGGAGCCTGCCCGGTGACCTCGGTCGCCGCTACGGCGCGGTCTCGGGCGACCGCAACCCGATCCACCTCTACCCGCTCACCGCCAAGGCGCTCGGCTTCCCCCGCCAGATCGCCCACGGCATGTGGAGCAAGGCGCGGTGCATCGCGGCGCTGGAGAACAGGCTGCCCGGCGCCGTCAGCGTCGAGGTGTCCTTCCGCAAGCCGGTGCTGCTGCCGGGCACGGTCGCCTTCGGCGCCCGCCCCTCGGGCGAGGGCTGGGCCTTCTCGCTCAGCTCCCGCTCCGGCTCCGCCCACCTGCTGGGTCGCACCACCCCCGCCTGA
- a CDS encoding 3-oxoacyl-ACP reductase, giving the protein MSDRYQAFVGTPIGKLLVKNLGLPAPVRLDRWREGAPLVDGTVLLGGDGRLAKELPGLLDGLGVTHATELPEGTRAKGLVFDATGLTDAAALAALRAFFTPQMRNLAPCARLVVIGTDPAHTSGSERVAQRALEGFTRSLGKEAGRGTTAQLVYVAPDASASTLTSTLAFLLSPKSAYVSGQVVRIGTTGTHDAAEVTDWEKPLAGKVALVTGASRGIGEQIARVLHRDGATVVGVDVPQAADDLVKLARELDGDHLVLDITAKDAPQRIAHHLQTKHGGVDVVVHNAGITRDKKLANMAEDRWDSVIAVNLTAPERITRELLAQGVVNDNGRIVGVASIAGIAGNVGQTNYAASKAGVIGLVDSLAGEVSDGITVNAVAPGFIVTAMTAAVPFATREVGQRLNAMSQGGLPVDVAETIAWYANPASTAVNGNVVRVCGQMMLGA; this is encoded by the coding sequence ATGAGCGACCGCTACCAGGCCTTCGTCGGCACCCCGATCGGCAAGCTGCTCGTCAAGAACCTCGGCCTGCCCGCCCCCGTGCGCCTCGACCGCTGGCGCGAGGGCGCCCCGCTCGTCGACGGCACCGTGCTGCTCGGCGGCGACGGCCGGCTGGCCAAGGAGCTGCCGGGCCTGCTCGACGGCCTCGGCGTCACCCACGCCACCGAGCTCCCCGAGGGCACCCGTGCCAAGGGCCTGGTCTTCGACGCCACCGGCCTGACCGACGCCGCCGCCCTGGCTGCCCTGCGCGCGTTCTTCACCCCGCAGATGCGCAACCTCGCACCCTGCGCCCGACTCGTCGTGATCGGCACCGACCCGGCGCACACCAGCGGCTCCGAGCGGGTCGCGCAGCGCGCCCTCGAGGGCTTCACGCGCTCGCTCGGCAAGGAGGCCGGTCGGGGCACGACCGCCCAGCTCGTCTACGTCGCGCCCGACGCCTCGGCCTCGACCCTCACCTCGACGCTGGCGTTCCTGCTCTCGCCGAAGTCGGCCTACGTCTCCGGCCAGGTCGTGCGCATCGGCACCACGGGCACGCACGACGCCGCCGAGGTCACCGACTGGGAGAAGCCGCTGGCCGGCAAGGTCGCCCTGGTGACCGGCGCGAGCCGCGGCATCGGCGAGCAGATCGCTCGGGTGCTGCACCGCGACGGCGCCACCGTGGTCGGCGTCGACGTGCCCCAGGCCGCCGACGACCTCGTCAAGCTCGCGCGTGAGCTCGACGGCGACCACCTCGTCCTCGACATCACCGCGAAGGACGCGCCGCAGCGCATCGCGCACCACCTGCAGACCAAGCACGGCGGGGTCGACGTGGTCGTTCACAACGCGGGCATCACCCGCGACAAGAAGCTGGCCAACATGGCCGAGGACCGCTGGGACTCCGTGATCGCGGTCAACCTGACCGCGCCCGAGCGGATCACCCGCGAGCTGCTGGCCCAGGGCGTCGTCAACGACAACGGCCGCATCGTCGGGGTCGCCTCGATCGCCGGCATCGCGGGCAACGTCGGCCAGACCAACTACGCCGCGTCGAAGGCCGGCGTCATCGGCCTGGTGGACAGCCTCGCCGGCGAGGTCTCCGACGGCATCACCGTCAACGCCGTCGCGCCCGGCTTCATCGTCACCGCGATGACCGCAGCGGTCCCCTTCGCCACCCGCGAGGTCGGCCAGCGCCTCAACGCGATGTCGCAGGGCGGCCTGCCGGTCGACGTCGCCGAGACCATCGCGTGGTACGCCAACCCCGCCTCGACCGCCGTCAACGGCAACGTCGTGCGGGTCTGCGGCCAGATGATGCTGGGCGCCTGA
- a CDS encoding acetyl-CoA C-acetyltransferase: protein MQAQTRRVAVIGGNRIPFARSNTVYATASNQDMLTAAIDGLVARFGLEGERLGEVVAGAVLKHSRDFNLTREAVLGSKLSPETPATDIQQACGTGLQAAIQVANKIALGQIEVGVAGGVDTTSDAPIAVGEGLRKVLLEANRAKDLKGRIAALAKVRPGDLVPAIPQNGEPRTRLSMGEHQALTALEWQIGREEQDALAAASHQKLAASYEAGFQDDLVTPFRGLERDQNLRPDSSVEKLGKLKPVFGKGEAATMTAGNSTPLTDGASVVLLASEEWAAEHGLPVLAYLTAYETAAVDYVHGGEGLLMAPAYAMARMLQREGLSLQDFDFYEIHEAFASQVLSTLKAWEDPVFCKERLGLDAPLGSIDRSKLNVNGSSLAAGHPFAATGGRIVAALAKLLDEKGSGRGVISVCAAGGQGVTAILEKA from the coding sequence ATGCAGGCACAGACCCGCCGCGTCGCCGTCATCGGCGGCAACCGGATCCCCTTCGCGCGCTCCAACACCGTCTACGCCACCGCGTCCAACCAGGACATGCTCACGGCCGCGATCGACGGCCTGGTCGCCCGCTTCGGCCTCGAGGGCGAGCGCCTCGGCGAGGTCGTCGCCGGTGCCGTGCTCAAGCACTCGCGCGACTTCAACCTGACCCGCGAGGCCGTGCTCGGCTCGAAGCTCTCGCCCGAGACCCCGGCCACCGACATCCAGCAGGCCTGCGGCACCGGTCTGCAGGCCGCGATCCAGGTCGCCAACAAGATCGCGCTCGGCCAGATCGAGGTCGGCGTCGCCGGCGGCGTCGACACCACCTCCGACGCCCCGATCGCCGTGGGCGAGGGCCTGCGCAAGGTGCTGCTCGAGGCCAACCGCGCGAAGGACCTCAAGGGCCGCATCGCCGCCCTGGCCAAGGTGCGCCCCGGCGACCTCGTGCCCGCCATCCCGCAGAACGGCGAGCCCCGCACCCGGCTGTCGATGGGCGAGCACCAGGCGCTCACCGCCCTGGAGTGGCAGATCGGCCGCGAGGAGCAGGACGCGCTGGCCGCGGCCTCGCACCAGAAGCTCGCCGCGTCCTACGAGGCCGGCTTCCAAGACGACCTGGTCACCCCCTTCCGGGGCCTCGAGCGTGACCAGAACCTCCGCCCCGACTCCTCGGTCGAGAAGCTCGGCAAGCTCAAGCCGGTCTTCGGCAAGGGCGAGGCCGCCACGATGACGGCCGGCAACTCCACGCCGCTCACCGACGGCGCCTCGGTCGTGCTGCTCGCCTCGGAGGAGTGGGCGGCCGAGCACGGCCTGCCGGTGCTCGCCTACCTCACCGCCTACGAGACCGCGGCGGTCGACTACGTCCACGGCGGCGAGGGCCTGCTGATGGCCCCGGCCTACGCCATGGCGCGGATGCTGCAGCGCGAGGGCCTGAGCCTGCAGGACTTCGACTTCTACGAGATCCACGAGGCCTTCGCCTCGCAGGTGCTCTCGACGCTCAAGGCGTGGGAGGACCCGGTCTTCTGCAAGGAGCGCCTCGGCCTCGACGCCCCGCTGGGCTCGATCGACCGCAGCAAGCTCAACGTCAACGGCTCCTCGCTCGCCGCGGGCCACCCCTTCGCGGCCACCGGCGGCCGCATCGTCGCCGCCCTCGCGAAGCTGCTCGACGAGAAGGGCTCCGGCCGCGGCGTCATCTCGGTCTGCGCCGCGGGCGGCCAGGGCGTCACGGCGATCCTCGAGAAGGCCTGA